A stretch of DNA from Streptomyces venezuelae:
TGCGAACCCTGCGAGCAGCGGCGCAGCTGTTCCGTCCACTGGCGCTATCTGCTCACCAACACCGGCAGCCTGCTCCACCTCCAGTGCCCGGGGTGCACGCACGTGTGGACGCACGAGAGCGGCTTCGGCGCCACCCGCACCCGCTCCCTGTGGGACCGCGTCGCCGACGCCCTGCCCGATTTCTGAAAAGCCGGGCACCCTAGGGTGCAGGCATGATCTCGAACAGCTATCTCTCCGGACTGTTCTCGCTGGACGGCCGGGTCGCCTTGGTGACGGGCGGCAGTTCCGGCATCGGCCGGGCCATCGCCGGGGCTCTCGCCCGCGCCGGGGCGAGCGTGGTGATCGTGGCCCGCAAGGAGCCGGAGCTGGCCGCCACCGTGGACGAGCTGACGGCGGACGGCTGCCGGGCGGCCTGGGTGAGCGGCGATCTGAGCACCCGGGACGGAGTGCGTACGGCTGCGGAGCAGGCGGCCGGGGTGTTCGGCGAGCCCGACATCCTCGTCAACTGCGCCGGGATCAACCTGCGGCCTCCGATGGGCGAGCTGGACGAGGAGGTGTGGGACACCACGATGGCGGTGAACCTGGACGCACCTCATCTGCTCGGCCGGCGGTTCGGTCCCGGCATGGCCGAGCGGGGCTTCGGCCGGATCATCCACATCACCTCCCAGCAGGCCCACCGGGCGTTCGTCCAGAGCGGTGCCTACGGGGTCTCCAAGGGGGCGCTCGAGTCGCTGGCCCGCTCCCAGGCCGAGGCGTGGTCGCCGTACGGCGTCACCTGCAACACGCTGGTGCCGGGCTTTGTGATGACCCCGCTCAATGCGCGGCTGTCCTCCGACCCGGAGAAGGTGGCGGCGCTGGCCGCCCGCACCATGGTCGGGCGCAACGGCCTGGCCGAGGACTTCGCCGGAGCGGCGGTGTTCCTGGCGAGCCGCGCCTCCGGCTATGTCACCGGGCAGTCGGTCTTCGTGGACGGCGGCTTCTCCGTCCACTGAGCGATCCGGCCGCTCACCGGCCGGCCCGAAAGATGACGTCAGCTGCCCGGACACGGTACGAAGAGCCCTGTGAACGCACCCGCCCCCGCACACCCCCACCCCGCGACCGTACGGATATTCATCGCCCTCGCCCCGCCCGACGACGCGAAGGAGGAGCTGGCGCAGGCGCTGCAGCCCGCCTACGACGCGTACCCGCGCATGCGGTGGAACCGGATCGAGGACTGGCACATCACCCTGGCCTTCCTCGGGGAGCTGCCGGTCACGGCCGTTCCCCTGCTGCGTCCGCCGCTCGCGGACCTCGCGGCCCGGCGCCGGCCCCTGGACCTGGCACTGAGCGGCGGCGGGCACTTCGACGAGCGGGTGCTGTGGACCGGGATCGACGGGGACCTCGAAGGGCTGCACCTGCTCGCCGCCGAGGTGCGCGCCCTGGTCAAGGAGTGCGGTGTGAGCTTTCCGGAGCGTCCGCTGCGCCCCCATCTGACGCTGGCCCGCGCCCGCCGGAACCAGCCGGCCTACGCGGTGGAGGCTGCCGCCGGGCTCACCGCGTTCACCGGCCGCCGCTGGCAGGCCGAACGCCTGCACCTGGTCGGCAGCAACATCGGCCGTGGCCCGGGACCGATCCACTACCGCGACATCGAGGCCTGGGACTTCGGCTGACGCCCGGCCGCCCGGCCCCGCGGGGGCGGGCATACTGCTGGGCATGACCTCCTCGATCGCCGCCCGGATGCACCTGCTGATCACCTTTGTGCTGGTGGTGTGCGGGGCGGTCGGCGGGGCGTGTTTCGGGTTTCTGCTGGGCGGCCGGACGACGGCCCTGGCCGCCGGGGCCGCGGCCGGCCTGGGCGCGGGGCTCGGCGCGTTCCTCTCCCGCCGCCAGGTGGCGGCCTTCTTCCGGCCCGGGCACGAGGTCGCCGCCCGGGCCGACGGGTATGCGGAGGGGATCGCCGACGCGGTGCTGGTGAGCATCGCCACCTACCAGGCCGCTGTGTTCCCGCTCACCCCGGCCGGCGTGTCCGAGGAGGAACGCGAGGCCCGCCGCACCATCGCCTACCGGGTCGCCGCCTACGACGGCCTGCCGCTCGCGGTGCGGGTGTCGGCCGCCGCCGCGCTGGAGGCCGTCGACCAGGGCGTGGACGCCGAACGCGCCCACGCCGCGATGAAGGCCCTGTCCCTCAGCGTCTACGACCACCGCAGCGGTCGCTGACCTCCGGGCCGGGGGTGGGCGTGGGCGTCACAGGCTGAGTGCGTCCTCCGCGGTGCCGACCCACGCGGTCACGGAGTTCCGGTCGGATGCGACGTACAGGCCGGGGGTCGGTGCCTTGAGCGGTGTCTGTGCCAGATCGGACTCGGTGTTCATGGTCATCGCGATCGAGTCGACGGTCCTCCCGGTGCCGTCGTTGCCGCCGCCCATGAGCCCGGCGTAGGCCGACTCGCCCGGGGCGAGCCTGAGCGCGTCCTCGATACCGGGAGCCGCGCCGCGTTCCGTGGCCTGTCCGTCCAGCTCTCCGAAGGTCACGACCGGATGGCCCAGCGCCCGGCACGCCTTGGACCCCTTGTTGGTGATCTTCAGGAGATAGCTGCCGGTCGTGGCTTCCGCCAGGGTCGCGGTGAACTTCACGTCGTGGGTGCTGCACGGGAAGACGTCGTGGTCGGACGGCTTCGCGGACTTGGTCGGCGCTGCGGGCTTCGCCGGGGTCGCGGACTTGGTCGGGGTTGCGGGCTTGGTCGGGGTTGCGGACTTGGCCGGGGTTGCGGGCTTGGTCGGGGTTGCGGACTTGGCCGGGGCTGCGGACCCCGTCGGGGTCGCGGCCGGGGCTCCGGGGCCGCCCGGTGCATCGTCCTCGGTGGGCCCGCAGGCGGTGAGGGTCAGGGCGGACACGGCGGCGAGGGCGACAGCGGCTCTGCGTACGGTGCTCATGGGGTGCTCCCCCCGGTCGAGGACGGGCTGGGTACCAGCGTCCCGCGGGAGCTTCACAGCTTGGTGACGGTCTCTCGCCGAATCCACCACACCCGTCACCGTTACCGTCACCGTCTGCGGAGCCGGCCGGTCCGCCGTCGGGAGGTGCGCAGTCTGCGCCCGGCCCGGGATGCCGGGGCCAGTGCGAAGGTCACGGTGATCTGCGCGCCGCCGAGGCGGCTGCGGGTGATGTGCATCGAGCCGCCGGTGGCGGCTGCGGCCCGTTGGGCGATGTCGA
This window harbors:
- a CDS encoding SDR family NAD(P)-dependent oxidoreductase, encoding MISNSYLSGLFSLDGRVALVTGGSSGIGRAIAGALARAGASVVIVARKEPELAATVDELTADGCRAAWVSGDLSTRDGVRTAAEQAAGVFGEPDILVNCAGINLRPPMGELDEEVWDTTMAVNLDAPHLLGRRFGPGMAERGFGRIIHITSQQAHRAFVQSGAYGVSKGALESLARSQAEAWSPYGVTCNTLVPGFVMTPLNARLSSDPEKVAALAARTMVGRNGLAEDFAGAAVFLASRASGYVTGQSVFVDGGFSVH
- the thpR gene encoding RNA 2',3'-cyclic phosphodiesterase, giving the protein MNAPAPAHPHPATVRIFIALAPPDDAKEELAQALQPAYDAYPRMRWNRIEDWHITLAFLGELPVTAVPLLRPPLADLAARRRPLDLALSGGGHFDERVLWTGIDGDLEGLHLLAAEVRALVKECGVSFPERPLRPHLTLARARRNQPAYAVEAAAGLTAFTGRRWQAERLHLVGSNIGRGPGPIHYRDIEAWDFG
- a CDS encoding DUF4232 domain-containing protein → MSTVRRAAVALAAVSALTLTACGPTEDDAPGGPGAPAATPTGSAAPAKSATPTKPATPAKSATPTKPATPTKSATPAKPAAPTKSAKPSDHDVFPCSTHDVKFTATLAEATTGSYLLKITNKGSKACRALGHPVVTFGELDGQATERGAAPGIEDALRLAPGESAYAGLMGGGNDGTGRTVDSIAMTMNTESDLAQTPLKAPTPGLYVASDRNSVTAWVGTAEDALSL